The genomic window CTGGAGGAGAGCGGTGACCCCGTTTTGTGTCCGACAAGGCAAAGCCTCAtgcggtgtgtgtgtgaagggctAACGTGTCGGGTTAGGATAAGCATTGAATATGAAGCTGGGTGACACATGAAACACACGAGTCGAAGGTGCTGCAGTTCAGGCTTAGTTTGATATATATGCTTTTGATATTTCAGTGTAGTTTTTATGTCTgtcatttcaattaaattcacTCTGTTAGTGTAGTGttagtttagttttatatttacattatattttctaaattatttttgattgttttagaTTTTCGGTatagttgtattatttttgtacaatattttgaatatgattattattcatattttgcatttatttttgtattaatctgtggacatttttatttatttattttattttattgatcattTTTAACTCAAGTTCagttttcacaattattttttcttttggagCAACATTGTGTGTTCATGTGTAAGAGTAATGAAATATGAATGTGGGATTCATTTTGTGCTGTCAGCAGCACTCATAATTGTTTTGTATGGTCATGTGATTAAAGTGTCTATTCAATAAACCTCTTTTGCATGATTGCTTTGTCCACATGACGTCTGGCAAACTCTCATTAACAATGGTCAGACAAACCTTCACGTGTGCATCAGAGATTTGGACCAAATTACACAGAAATGTCCATTTCTCTAATTAAAAGCACGGCTGCTGCTAAACCTGAAATGTTCAGTCCCAGCCGTCCCTTATAAATCCAGATATTAGGATTGTTCTGCTCCCGAAACTCATCTATCTAAGCACCAGGTTGTCATTTCTCATTCATTAGTGCTCATTTTGTAGCTTAAAGGAAAATTTCAGGCAAAAATGAAGCAAATTGTACAACCCACACGTAAGTTGCACATCCACAACATATTCTTTCATATGGTTTCATATGATTTAAAGCCTTTATAGatccatttactttttttaatgacatgCTTAATTTGGTAAAACTTCAGATCAGGTAGATAAGAGTTTCTTAAGATACGAAAATTGGCACGTTTTTAAATTCTTGCTTTCTTACATCACAATACTGCTTATAAGCTATAAGTTAAAGGAGACAGTACACAgtaaaatgttgatattttaacattaaaaaaatacagaatgcttgtgttcatgtgaaaTTTTTTAAATCCGAATGAGTGCTTATTGAGTTGTTTTGCAGCCGGTGCTCAGACATTAATAAACCAAATGTACTGACAGAGGTCCACGGCATATCAGTAATGAGCTTTAGTCTTAATGAGACTACGGCCATGATGCCGCTTTGGCTTGAGCAGGGTTTAATCGCTGATTGACTGTAGCTCAGCTCAAATGCCCTGGCAATCATTTCACATCTCCAAATAACCAGACTAATTGAATTCCATTACATGTTTTGAAACTACAGGCCTTTAATCATAAAACTGGGCAATTAAATATCATCCTACTAAGAATTGGGAGATAAATCATGACAACTGATATTAATACGCATTTAATAGTCTGTTATTGTTATAAAGATttctttaattcaaattaaattatcttTACATTACCAGAATTTCAGAATTTTgcccatataaatatcagcatatGCAACAAATTTGGGCATCTCAATAAAATGTAGGTGTTTTTTCCTCCTTGAGTATATACTATATAAAACTAAAGCATATCTCTAGATGTTCACGTGCTGCTCTGAATGCAAAAGAAATCCCTGCCCATTTCTGCCACCATCGCAAACCGCAGCAGCACTTAAacttgtttgattgacagctccatCCTCTCTATCCCTCGCTGCTGTTTATTAAATATAGGCCAGCTGTGCGCATCACAAATCCCCAAATGATTGCCTTTCGGGTCTTCTTTCGCCTCGCACCATTGGCTGACCGCTGGCCTGATTTCCACTGATCTGCATGTGCGAGCATGTGAGACAGTACTTAACACACACAAGATGCAGCTGTTATCCTGCTGCGCTCTTTAGACAGCTGCCGGCCCGTCTCTCTCTTCCTTCATCAGTCGACACTCTTCTGTCAGCGGCAGAATGCGACGATTGCTGAACAGCAGCTGGATAAAGTTTGGACCCGCTGGAAGAGATGACTGGGTGTCTGGGTCCCCATCGCCGCCTACTGCAGAGCAACGACTACAGGTTAGTGATCTGTCCCATTCAAGATGAAAGTCATTATCATCCAAGATGAGGTTAAGGAAATTAATTAACAGAAGACCAGTACAGTTCGTTggactattaaaaataaaggttctaaaaAGGTGgcgatgtcatagaagaaccattctgGACCTTTTATTTTTAGGATGTTTTGGCTTCAGTCGTTGACTTCATGTGGGAATCAAAcgacattaaagctgcagtcaaaCTCAGGCGTATGTTTTGAGTTTAATTTTGAAGCTGTGTTGATCTGAAGTTCCAGTTGTGATCTCCACAAGGGCTCATTTGATGTGTTTTGGTGTTGACAAGGGGGTTTAAATGACCAAAATATCTAATCTAGCTGAAAAGCAATATTTAACTTCTAAAAACATTTGGTTACTGTAATTTTTCTCCCATCCTGGTCTGATCTGATCTGTTTTTTAAAGGGTTTGGGGGCACTTTTCAGCTGTGAATAGGGATgggtattgtttacattttatcgaTACGATACCGCTTACCGATACCGATACTTATCGATATTGTTATcgatactatttatttatatacgaAAACTTTTCAGCTGTGAAACCCATTTTCTTTTCCAGTGTTGACCATTCAAAGACCAGCTTAACCCAGATAAGAAGGACTTAACAGGCCTTCAAATACAGATGTTCACATTCAAGAGCTCAAGTAACCGATGATGTCCTTTACGTCCCTATAGGGTTACCACTGGAATGAGCTCTCGAGCGAAAACAACGGGAAATCGGAGCTAATCCTGCACATCGTTCTCCCGCTCGTCACGCTCCTCGTGTTCAGTGCCGTGTTTGTCCTTCTTTACCGAAGGTTCAGGCAGAACAAGCTCGGACTGACCAACATCATCACGCTGGACCTGCAGGACCCGGAGCGCAACGCCGAGATTCTGTCGTCACTCACCGGGAACGCGGAGCGGCTGAACAGCACGAGCTCGGACATGTCTGACGGGGTTTTGCTAATGGTTTACCTCCCGCCGCCCTACGAGGAAACGCTGACGAAGATCACACGGGCCGCCAGCCTCAGCAGCGGGAAAGACATCGAAACCGAAGACCTCGAAGCCAAACTGTGTCCCGAGCTCAAGTCGAGCGGGAAGTTTGTCTGAGAGAAGCACTAAAGACacactggggctagttgtcacacagtGAAGATGACACAAGGGCTATCTCAGTTTTCTACATATCTTCTCCAGAACTTGTTGGTCTGTTGGGTGAATTGTAACAAAATCTATAGAATACCCTTGACATGTCACTTGTATAATTTTGAAGGGGGAAAATTGCAAGCTCAATATGGCCCCGCCTTCTGATtaaaagagccaatcgctaatcggtACAATCACTGCGTCAATGGAGCTGCCGTTAAAACTTCTGGTTACTAAAgaaaggcgtttctcaatgtcaaggatacttccttggcaggactgatccttccaagtcacttccttcagaggctaggtgagactcctcttcGCATTCGGAGAACacatggaacaggctagcaagtgcacgtaattgcgtcattacgtcagtgaaaaggtccgtttgaataacgctgtgaatggtatcattaaattactttggacaactttacTAGTTAAAAGAAATGCCGATGaagcaaccaattgttaaatgacaggtccggttcagttaaccatttgtttttgtataatttacaatatcaatacggtagtaatttgtactggcatttaaacgtcaaactttacttatatttactactgttataacaaatgtttggtaacgtaaataaaacctgttaaagctccgacatttttgcattttttaactaACGTTAGATAGAAAAGCTGCGGGcgataggattgtgggtgatttaaGAGCACGAAGGATACACATAGGATacgcatcctttcctgtgtatgggatattcttcgaaagaaggactcagtccttggttgaaattcagaGGATCCTCAACATTGGAACAGTCCTACGATGGATGTctatgacgtagcatcctcgaaatactggcttccgaggatccttctttgacattgagaaacacctacgGTCAGAGTTTTGGAACGTGCGCTCAGAACTGCGCGTGTGCACTGGCAGGTCTTGCCTGAATAATACGCTTTTTTTAACGCATTTTGAGCAAAAGAGACAACATTTATGagacagttgttgtcagatttcatctgtgacttaaaatatgaaatttaaatcgTAAGCATAgcgaacagttttggagaatttgatgtttcatCGAGTGAGATGACTTGCCTTGAAGGGACTTTGATTCTAATCTACAAACTAAAACAACAGCGGCAAAACTTTAAGGTATGTGCCTGACTTTCCAAAATAAACCTCAAGTGAAAAATATTCACTTGAgtgaaaagtgtgacaactagccccggccCCACTATAGTGACGACATCAACTGATTCTGAACTGAACTTTGCAGGGGTTTTtatactgtaagataaaataaaccatacacaaaataaatcaccTTGATATTAGGTTTGAATTGAAATGATGTATTATATgtatgttaggagaaaattgttagcctgaatgcaatgtaagtcgctttggataaaagcgtctgctaaatgcataaatgtatttaattaattcattcatttatatacgTTGACATTTGAGTAAATCTCTGTGCTTTGAAATACTGCGTAGTTAGGTGCACATTGTGTTATATGTACCACAATTACTAGAGACAACAACTAATCCTTTTTTATATCTGCAAGACTGCATCAGTCCTcgtttgcatttaaatatgaaGCACAATCCTGACAGGTTTTGCATTACCATCAGTCATGTAGTCTCCTGAAGAACTTCTAATAAAGACCAGATTAAATACTGCTGGTGTCACTGAGGTTTTTGCGGTTTACACATTGCATATATTTCTTCATACAATCAGTTACTTGACATATTAACATGCAATAGGCTACGCTTTAATGTAGGCTATATGCAAGTAAAttgaaataagaataaataacaatatgcatttaaaacGTGATACAAATCAGGAATTCCTATTTATCAAGAAATTtctatattttacaaaacattagGCCTAGTTAAAGTTATTtggtcaatttatttatttattaaagttaagactgTATTTGTCCATCTAAATAGCCTAAAATTTCATACAGCCTGTGTTTTGTTGCAATTAACATAATCAATAATCATACTTCAGCACCACAATCCATTCATTAACAAGCTCGCCATCTAGTGGAGATTTGTATTGCCCACTGAATACAGAAAATGGTGAGTAAAACATCTAAACTCAAGAATCTCAACCACTTACTGAACCATCATCCAGTTATTTTACAGTATCAACCACCAACTCTTACACaccacaaagttttttttatttgctttggcAGCACAATGGACATGGAAATGTTTATCTCAGTTATCTACTTCAGACTGAAGAGGCACAGCGGAATTAAAGAAGCTCATGAGCACAATACTGCTTTTCAAATGGTTTTAATGACTCATATACACAACACAAGGTACTTGTGATGGGGATTTGTTGTCTTGCAAGAAAGCTACGAATAGAAATGCACAGAAATGCAATaataaagcagggagctacaagAGGTCAGGACTTAAATCAAGAGGTCTTGAATTCAGGGTGTTTAACAGC from Carassius auratus strain Wakin chromosome 1, ASM336829v1, whole genome shotgun sequence includes these protein-coding regions:
- the LOC113107938 gene encoding small integral membrane protein 28-like codes for the protein MRRLLNSSWIKFGPAGRDDWVSGSPSPPTAEQRLQGYHWNELSSENNGKSELILHIVLPLVTLLVFSAVFVLLYRRFRQNKLGLTNIITLDLQDPERNAEILSSLTGNAERLNSTSSDMSDGVLLMVYLPPPYEETLTKITRAASLSSGKDIETEDLEAKLCPELKSSGKFV